The Acidimicrobiales bacterium DNA segment GTCAACTCGGCTTTCTTCTGGGCAAGTTCTGGTGGGCGGTGCTCGCCGCCGTCGTGCTGATCACCGGCGTTCTCGCCATCGGCGCCAGCAAGATCGAGTTCGCCACCGGTCAGGACTCGTACCTGAATGCCGACAGCCAGGCCGCAATCGACAACGTGGTGTTCCAGGAACAGTTCGGCGGCGAGGCCGTCATCCTCCTCTTCACCGCCGACGACGACGCCCTCATTCCCGACCTCTTCAGCGACGCGAACCGCGAGGAGCTGGCGCGGGTCGAGAGCGAGCTCCGGGCCATCCCCGAAATCGACTCGGTGATCACGCCGCTCACGTCGGTCACGTTCAGCTCCCGCATCATCGACGAGGGCGTGGGCACCGCCGGATTGCGCCACGCGGTCGAGGACGACCCCGATCCCGACTCGAAGGCACTGCGCGAGGCCGATCTCCAGACCACGCTGTTCCGGCTCAGCGCCGCGGGCGACGCGGATCTCGCGAGCCGCGAGTGGGTCGAGTTCCTCCTCTACGACAACACGGGCTTCGAACTCGAAGGCACTGACATCACGGTCACCCCGCCGCTCGCCGAGCGCAACCTCCGTGAGTCGCTCAAGAGCACGTTCCCCGATCAGCAGACGGCCGTCGGTGGCGTGATCATCGAGGGCAACGCCGATCTCGACACCTTGTCGTCGGCCACCGAGCAGGTGCTCGAGATCATGAACTCGGCCGAGCTCGATGGTTGGACGATCGTCACCACGGGCTCCCCTGTCTTCCTGAAGGACATCAACGACTACCTCCAGGGCGGCATGCTCACCCTCGGCGCCGCGGCCCTCGGCCTGATGGCCCTCGTGCTGCTGATCGCGTTCCCGGTGCGGTGGCGCCTCGTGCCGCTGCTGTCGGTGGTCATCGCGGTGGCCTGGACCTTCTCGCTCCTCGGTTTCATCGGCATCGACCTCTCCCTCGTCACCATCTCGGGCCTCCCGATCCTGATCGGCATCGGCGTCGACTTCGCCATCCAGGTGCAGAACCGCGTGGAGGAGGAGGTGGTCCTGGCGCGCAGCGAACATCCGATGCGAGAAACTCTCGCCAACCTCGGACCGCCGCTCACCGCAGCCACGGTGGCCGCCGCCCTCGCCTTCCTGGTCCTACGCGTCTCGCTCGTGCCGATGATCCGCGACTTCGGCGTGATGCTCGCCATCGGCATCGTCGTCATCCTCATCGTCGGCATCGTCGTCCCCACTGCGGTGCTGGGTATCCGCGAGTACAAGGCTCGCACCACGTCGGTCACCGAACCGACCCGCATCGAGCGGATGATCGTCAAGCTCGGCAGCCTGCCGCAGAAGGCCGTCGTGCCGCTGATCATCGCGTCGGTCGGCGTGCTCGTCGCCGGCATCGCACTCGAGGACCGGTTCGAGATCCAGAGCGACCCGATCCGTTGGGTGAACCAGGACACCCAGACCGTCCGCGACATCGACACCCTGAAGGACGAGACCGGCTTCGAGAGCACCCTCGGCGTCCTCGTGGCCGCCAACAACATCAACGCCCAACCGGTGGTTGACACGCTCTTCGACTTCGTCTCCACCTGGGACAGCGTCGACGAGCCTCGGATCGCGACCAGTTCGAGCATGGTCTCGACCATGTCGAAGATCATCAACATCGAGGGCGCCACGCCGGTCGCGCCCCGCAGTGAGGACCTCGAACTGCTGATCGGTGTCATGTCGCCTGACATCGAGCGCGCCCTCGTGGCCGAGGATCGCACGGCTGCGCAGGTCAACTTCCGCCTCGCCCCCGCCTCGCTCGACGACGATGCGATCCTCGTGGCCGAGATCGAAGCCGACCTCGCCAATCGCATCGCCGCACTCGATCTCCCGGCCGACTCGATCCTGCTCACCGGCCTCGAAGAGGGCGAACCCGCCATCCGCGCGGTGCCCGCCGGCCTCGCCGTCGTCGGCGTCGGCCTGCTCGAGAACCTCTCGGCCAACCGGGCCGTGCTCACCTATCTCGCGCTGGCGGTGGCCGGTCTCTGGTTGTTGCTGCGCCATCGCAGCGTCACCCGGGCCCTGCTCGCCATGGTGCCGGTGCTGCTGGCCGTCGGCGCGTCGTCGGTCATCGTCGCGGTCGCCGGACTGACGTTGAGCCCGCTCACGACGGTCAGCGGGCCGCTCGTCATCGCGTCGTGCACCGAGTTCAGTGTGTTGATCCTCGGCCGCTATCTCGAGGAACGACAGCGCGGACTCTCCCCGCAGGAGGCGACCGACCGGGCATCGGCCCGCACCGGCCGGGCATTCTTCACCTCGGCCCTCACGACGATCTTCGGTTTCGGTGTGCTGGTCTTCTCGGCGCTGCCGCTGCTGTCCGACTTCGGCCTCATCGTCACGATGAACGTCGCCGTGGCCCTGCTCTCGGCCCTCGTGGTGATGCCACCGCTCCTGGTCTGGGCCGACAGCCGAGGATGGATCGGCACCACGGTCACTTCTTCGCAGGACTCGGCCCACGGAGTGGTCCTGGCCGACAAACCCCGGCCCGGCCTGGCAATCGGCGCGGTCGCGCTCACCGCCCTGGCCGTCGTGCTCTTCCTGGGCGCCGACACCGAGGACGGCGACGCCAACGACACCGAGTTCACCGCCGTCGCCCTGCCGACCACCACGACCACCACGACGACCACCACCACGCTGCCGCCCGGCGAGGAGCCGGAGGAGATCGACATCTCGCAGTTCGGCACCGAGCAGCCGGACGGCCTCGTACCGAGCACGCTGTATCTCTACATCACCCAGGCCGGCGGCGACCCGCAACGGGCCGTGTGCACCGGCGCGATCCTGGGCGAACGGGTCGACCTCGATGTACTCGTCACCCAGCTGGTACCCGGCTTCCCCGACGAGGCGATGGTTCCCGTGATCCAGGCGGGCCTCGACTGCGGACTCGATCAGGAGACACTCGACGCCGCGACCGAGATCGCCCGAGGCGGCTGACTCAGGGCTCGGTTCAACCGGGCTTGCGGCCGATCGTCGCGATCGACGCCGGGCTCAACATCACGAACCCGGGTGCGCGCACCTGGGCCATCGCGGCGTCGCCATCTTCCTCGGTCACCATGCCGGCAGCGACGAGGTGCGGGATGGCGCGCTCCAGGGCCATGAACCACCATTCGCCGCTCGGCTCGCCGGGCCGCATCGCCCACAGGTCGCCGACGATGTCGAGATCGACGAGACCGTGGGCCCGCATCCGATCGAGGATCTGGAGCCCGAAGTTCGGGTCACGCCATTCCTCCTGACCACCGGCCGAGATGATCTGGTGGATCGAGCGATACGGCTCGGCCAGACCCTGCTCACCGAAGCCGAGGAACTGGCCGTCCTCGAGCACGAGCCATCCCCCGGGCTTGAGCGCCTCGATCAGCTTCGGGATGACCTCCTCGCGGCTCGGCACGTGTTGCAACACGGCCCGAGCGTGGACGATGTCGAAGTGTTCACGAGGCAAGGGATCGGTCGCGATGTCGTGCTCGCGGACGATCACGTTGTCGGGCATGTCGGCGTGGAACTGGATGTCGATGTCGGTCGACATCACCCTTCCCTCGGACCCGACCTTCTCCGCCAGCCAGGCGCTGACCGTTCCCGCACCGGCCCCCAGTTCGAGCACATGCATGCCCGATGTGACGCCGATGCCGTCGAGTACCACGAAGGTCTTCGGGTCTCGCGCGGCCGCCAACATGCCGAGTCGAACCCGCTCGATGTCCACCTCACTGTCGGCGGTTCCGTAGCTTTCCTGGCTCATGGTCCTTGTCTCCCCTTCGCAAGTCTCTCGAAAGCAATTCTCTCGAGGGCAATGGCATCACCGTCGACGTAGAACTGCGCGGCCCATTTCCTGAACTTCAGGATCGGTCCGTCGGTCGCCGCCAGCGCCGGCGCCGGCTGCTGGATCTTGTTGTCGAAGATCACGTTGTCCTCGGCCATCTGCTTCTTCAGGTCACGCACCAGCGCCTGGCCGACGCTCGCCGGCCCCCGCACCCGATAGAGCTTCATCGACCAGGTCGTCTCCCAGTCGATCGGCACGGTCACGTTGAAGAAGACCGTGTCGACGATGCCCGAGAAGCGGGCCACCGAGAAACCCGGGCCGTAGCCGTCGGTGTCGATCCGCCCACTGGTGGGTCCACGGGGCGTTGCGAAGTCGACCGTCGAGCGGAGTCGGTTGAAGTAGCCGTCGAACTCGAGCGACTCGAGTTCCGGCACACTGGCGGCGCCGTGCACGGTGCGCAGGTGGACGTAGTCGGGTCCGTTCTCGGCCAGTTCCTGCCACGGGCACCGCACCGTCCACTCGGCCGGCTCGAGCGGCACCCACTCGTCGGTGAGGTATTCCGAGAGGTCGGGGATCTCCCACAACGGTGCCTGGGTCGGATCAGGGTGGAACCAGAACATCACGAGCCCGTTGCGTTCGAGCGTCGGATACGCCCGCAGGCGGGCCTTCCTGTTCACCTGATCGGCGTAGGGGATGCGTGCGTTGGTGCCGTCGGCCGCCCACTCCCACCAGTGATACGGACACACGAGATTGCCGTTCTCGACCCGTCCCCCGATGCCGATGTTCGCCCCCAGGTGTGGGCAGTACGCATCCATCACGTGGGCGACGCCGTCGTCGTCGCGCCACAACACCAGGTCGCGAGCCAAGAGGCGAACGGGTCGCACCTCACCTCGGGCCAGCTGGTCGCCGAGCGTGACCGGATACCAGGCGAACGGAAAGGCCGTGTAGTAGGGAAACCGCTCGAGCGACGTCATCGACGACTCGGGGAAGGCGGCCAGCCCGGCCGCGGCCTGGCGGGCGATGCCTTGCAGCGGCGTCTCGCCGTCGAACGGTTCCACGCCGTGACAGTAGGCGGCGGCCCGGTTGGCGTCGATCGGACAGGAACGGGAGACTCCCTGCGATGACCGCCACCGACGAGATCCACGAGCCCGCCGACCATGCGGCCTACCGAGCCCAGGTGCGGGCCTGGTACGACGAGAACGCCACGCCGAAGACCCCCGACGATCCATGGGCGACCACCGTCCACTCCGATCCCGAGCAGGCCACCCGCCACTTCGAGAACTCGAAGGCGTGGATCGGCAAGCTGTACGAGGCCGGGTACTCCGGCATCGCCTGGCCGGCCGAGTACGGCGGGGGTGGTGGGGAGTCCTGGATGACCCGCATCGAGCGTGAGATCGCGGGCGACTACGACGAGTGGACCGGCTTCCCCGGCGCGACGATCGCCATGCTCGGCCCCACGTTGTTGCGCCACGGCACCGAGGAGCAGAAGAAGGAGTACATCCCCAAGCTGCTCTCGGCCGAGCTCACGTTCTGCCAGCTGTTCAGCGAACCGGGGGCCGGTTCCGACCTCGCTTCGCTCGGCGCCAAGGCCGTGCGTGACGGCGACGAGTTCGTCGTGAACGGGCAGAAGGTGTGGAACAGCTCGGCCCAGTACACCGACTGGGGCTTCCTGCTGGTGCGCACCGACCCCGACGCCCCGAAACACAAGGGCATCACCTTCCTGCTCGTCGACATGTCGACGCCGGGCATCGAGGTGCGGCCGCTGGTGCAGATCAACCGCTCGGCCCACTTCAACGAGGTGTTCCTCAACGAGGTCCGTATCCCCGTCGCCAACGTCGTCGGCGAGATCAACGAGGGCTGGGGCCCGGCTCGCACGGTGTTGTCCAACGAGTCGGCCTTCATCGCCGGCAACCGCATTCCCACCGGGGCCAAGCTCCGCGATCTCGCCGAACTCAGCGGCTGTGCCGACGACCCGGTCATCCGCCAGGGCCTGGCCGACTACCTCGCCCGAGAACACATCGCCGGTTGGATGGGCGAACAGGTGCAACAGGCGATCCGGCGGGGCGAGATGCCACCGATGGACCCGGGCCTGCTCAAGTTGCTCGCCTCGGACAACAAGCGCCGGGCCGGCGACCTCGCCATGCAGATCCTGGGCGTTGCCTCGATCGCGGGCGACGCTCCCGAGGTGTTCTGGGCCCAGATGGAGCTGATGGGCCGCTACGGCATCTCCATCGGCGGCGGCACCGACCAGGTGCTCAAGAACAACATCGGCGAGCGTTCGCTCGGGTTGCCGCGCGAGCCCGGCTACGACAAGAACCAGGCCTGGCGCGACATCCCCAAGTAGCTGCGCCGCCCATTCAGCCGCAGCAGGGGCGACCGTCGCTCGTGACGACCTCGTTCTGGAGCTGGTCGGCCTCGCCGGTCTTGACGTACCACTCCCATCGGGTGTCGTCGGGGCCGGTGACCCACGTTTCGGTCTTCTCGGCATAGCAACAGACCGTGTCGTCGATGCCGGTGGTCTCGAGACCGTCTCCGCTCAGACGGGCCTCCGCCGCGGACACCTGGTCGGCCGTCTCGACCTCGACACCGAGATGGTTGATCGTTCCTCCTCCGGCGGCGTTCTCGAAGAGCACCAGCTTGAGCGGGGGCTGGTCGATGGCGAAGTTGGCGTAGCCGGGCTTCACCTTGGCAGGTTCGGTGGCGAACATCTTCGAGTAGAAGTCGATGGCCTCGTCGAGGTTGCTGACGTCGATGGCAAGTTGCAGTCGCATGAATCTCTCCTGGGTTCACTTCGATGATGGTCGATATGACCATCTGATGCAACCTTGCCTGATGTATCGATATCTGTCAATATGAATCTCATGAACATCACGCTGTCGTCCCCGTGCTGCACTCCCCTGCAGGCGGCACCCCTGTCGGAGGCCGATGCCGACGAGCTGGCCGGTCTGCTCAAGGCGCTGGCCGACCCCGTGCGGCTACGGCTGCTGAGCTTCATCGCCGCGACCGAGAACGGCGAGGCCTGCGCCTGCGACCTGACCGAGCCGACCGGCCGCTCCCAGGCCACGGTGAGCCATCACCTCACGCAGCTCACCCAAGCCGGCATCCTCGAGCGCGAGCAACGCGGCAAGTGGGCGTGGTTCAGCCTCAACCACGACCACCTCAACAGCATCTGCGCCGCAGTCTGCGCGTCTGGGTCGGACTGACGCAACGATGCCGGCGTCGACCTTTGCGGTGCACAACCCGGCCGACGGTTCGGTCGTCGCCGAGGTCGCCGGTTCGTCCGCAGCCGATGTCGATCGAGCGGTGGCGTCCGCTCGCACTGCCGGTCCCGAGATGGCGCGTCTCACCGAGTTCGAACGGGCCGACCTCCTCCACGCCGTGGCCGACCTCCTCGCGACCAGGGTCGAGCCACTGGCCGCACAGATGACAGCGGAGTCCGGCAAGCCCATCGCCACCGAAACCCGCGACGAGGTGACCGAGGTGGCGGAGATCTTCCGACTCGCGGCCGAGGAGACGAAGCGGCTCGAGACGCATGTCATGCCGAGCATCGAGCGGACGAAACGTGTCTTCACCCACCGCAAGCCCGTGGGTGTCTACGCCCTCCTCACCCCCTTCAACTTCCCGATGAACATCCCGGCCGAGCTCGTGGCCGCCGCCCTCGGCGGGGGCAACACCGTGGTGCTGAAGCCGAGCGAACACACGCCCCTGTCGGGAGCGGCGCTGGTCGACGCCGTGATCGAGGCAGGGTTCCCCGAGGGTGCGATCTCGGTCGTGCAGGGCGATGGGGACATCGGCCGAGCTCTCGTCACCCACGACGGCGTCGACGGCATCGGGTTCGTCGGTTCCAACACCACCGCCGAGGCCATCGTGCGGTCGGCCGGCCTGAAACGCACCCTCATCGAGGCCTCGGGCAACGGTCCTCAGATCGTGCTCGACGACGCCGACCTCGAGCGGGCCGCCGGGGCCGCCGTGTGTGGCGCGACCTTCGTCGCCGGACAGTGCTGTGTCGCCACCGAGCGGCTGCTCGTGCACCGCTCGATCCACGACGAGTTCCTCGACGCGCTCATGGCGGCCGCTGACGCGCCGGTGCTCGGTCATCCGCTGGACGAGGCCACCACATTCGGGCCGGTGAACAACGCGGTGGTGGCCGACCGCATGGAGGCCCACGTCGCGGATGCGGTCGGCGCCGGAGGTCGGATTCTCCTCGGCGGAAATCGACGGCCCG contains these protein-coding regions:
- a CDS encoding MMPL family transporter — translated: MERMWRQLGFLLGKFWWAVLAAVVLITGVLAIGASKIEFATGQDSYLNADSQAAIDNVVFQEQFGGEAVILLFTADDDALIPDLFSDANREELARVESELRAIPEIDSVITPLTSVTFSSRIIDEGVGTAGLRHAVEDDPDPDSKALREADLQTTLFRLSAAGDADLASREWVEFLLYDNTGFELEGTDITVTPPLAERNLRESLKSTFPDQQTAVGGVIIEGNADLDTLSSATEQVLEIMNSAELDGWTIVTTGSPVFLKDINDYLQGGMLTLGAAALGLMALVLLIAFPVRWRLVPLLSVVIAVAWTFSLLGFIGIDLSLVTISGLPILIGIGVDFAIQVQNRVEEEVVLARSEHPMRETLANLGPPLTAATVAAALAFLVLRVSLVPMIRDFGVMLAIGIVVILIVGIVVPTAVLGIREYKARTTSVTEPTRIERMIVKLGSLPQKAVVPLIIASVGVLVAGIALEDRFEIQSDPIRWVNQDTQTVRDIDTLKDETGFESTLGVLVAANNINAQPVVDTLFDFVSTWDSVDEPRIATSSSMVSTMSKIINIEGATPVAPRSEDLELLIGVMSPDIERALVAEDRTAAQVNFRLAPASLDDDAILVAEIEADLANRIAALDLPADSILLTGLEEGEPAIRAVPAGLAVVGVGLLENLSANRAVLTYLALAVAGLWLLLRHRSVTRALLAMVPVLLAVGASSVIVAVAGLTLSPLTTVSGPLVIASCTEFSVLILGRYLEERQRGLSPQEATDRASARTGRAFFTSALTTIFGFGVLVFSALPLLSDFGLIVTMNVAVALLSALVVMPPLLVWADSRGWIGTTVTSSQDSAHGVVLADKPRPGLAIGAVALTALAVVLFLGADTEDGDANDTEFTAVALPTTTTTTTTTTTLPPGEEPEEIDISQFGTEQPDGLVPSTLYLYITQAGGDPQRAVCTGAILGERVDLDVLVTQLVPGFPDEAMVPVIQAGLDCGLDQETLDAATEIARGG
- a CDS encoding methyltransferase domain-containing protein encodes the protein MSQESYGTADSEVDIERVRLGMLAAARDPKTFVVLDGIGVTSGMHVLELGAGAGTVSAWLAEKVGSEGRVMSTDIDIQFHADMPDNVIVREHDIATDPLPREHFDIVHARAVLQHVPSREEVIPKLIEALKPGGWLVLEDGQFLGFGEQGLAEPYRSIHQIISAGGQEEWRDPNFGLQILDRMRAHGLVDLDIVGDLWAMRPGEPSGEWWFMALERAIPHLVAAGMVTEEDGDAAMAQVRAPGFVMLSPASIATIGRKPG
- a CDS encoding Rieske 2Fe-2S domain-containing protein, with the protein product MEPFDGETPLQGIARQAAAGLAAFPESSMTSLERFPYYTAFPFAWYPVTLGDQLARGEVRPVRLLARDLVLWRDDDGVAHVMDAYCPHLGANIGIGGRVENGNLVCPYHWWEWAADGTNARIPYADQVNRKARLRAYPTLERNGLVMFWFHPDPTQAPLWEIPDLSEYLTDEWVPLEPAEWTVRCPWQELAENGPDYVHLRTVHGAASVPELESLEFDGYFNRLRSTVDFATPRGPTSGRIDTDGYGPGFSVARFSGIVDTVFFNVTVPIDWETTWSMKLYRVRGPASVGQALVRDLKKQMAEDNVIFDNKIQQPAPALAATDGPILKFRKWAAQFYVDGDAIALERIAFERLAKGRQGP
- a CDS encoding acyl-CoA dehydrogenase family protein, with amino-acid sequence MTATDEIHEPADHAAYRAQVRAWYDENATPKTPDDPWATTVHSDPEQATRHFENSKAWIGKLYEAGYSGIAWPAEYGGGGGESWMTRIEREIAGDYDEWTGFPGATIAMLGPTLLRHGTEEQKKEYIPKLLSAELTFCQLFSEPGAGSDLASLGAKAVRDGDEFVVNGQKVWNSSAQYTDWGFLLVRTDPDAPKHKGITFLLVDMSTPGIEVRPLVQINRSAHFNEVFLNEVRIPVANVVGEINEGWGPARTVLSNESAFIAGNRIPTGAKLRDLAELSGCADDPVIRQGLADYLAREHIAGWMGEQVQQAIRRGEMPPMDPGLLKLLASDNKRRAGDLAMQILGVASIAGDAPEVFWAQMELMGRYGISIGGGTDQVLKNNIGERSLGLPREPGYDKNQAWRDIPK
- a CDS encoding ArsI/CadI family heavy metal resistance metalloenzyme, coding for MRLQLAIDVSNLDEAIDFYSKMFATEPAKVKPGYANFAIDQPPLKLVLFENAAGGGTINHLGVEVETADQVSAAEARLSGDGLETTGIDDTVCCYAEKTETWVTGPDDTRWEWYVKTGEADQLQNEVVTSDGRPCCG
- a CDS encoding metalloregulator ArsR/SmtB family transcription factor — its product is MNITLSSPCCTPLQAAPLSEADADELAGLLKALADPVRLRLLSFIAATENGEACACDLTEPTGRSQATVSHHLTQLTQAGILEREQRGKWAWFSLNHDHLNSICAAVCASGSD
- a CDS encoding aldehyde dehydrogenase family protein encodes the protein MPASTFAVHNPADGSVVAEVAGSSAADVDRAVASARTAGPEMARLTEFERADLLHAVADLLATRVEPLAAQMTAESGKPIATETRDEVTEVAEIFRLAAEETKRLETHVMPSIERTKRVFTHRKPVGVYALLTPFNFPMNIPAELVAAALGGGNTVVLKPSEHTPLSGAALVDAVIEAGFPEGAISVVQGDGDIGRALVTHDGVDGIGFVGSNTTAEAIVRSAGLKRTLIEASGNGPQIVLDDADLERAAGAAVCGATFVAGQCCVATERLLVHRSIHDEFLDALMAAADAPVLGHPLDEATTFGPVNNAVVADRMEAHVADAVGAGGRILLGGNRRPDLGSPLFWPLTIIDGVTPAMRAFREETFGPILPITVFDDDAGAIALANDSDLGLQAAVFTASLSRAHRFIDELRTGTVLINESTNFWEQHPPFGGAGGTRTGWGRIGGKYTIQDMTDLRTAIIDVR